The Vibrio bathopelagicus genomic sequence CGACTTTAAATGGAACTAAGTTTTTCTCTTCAATCGCTTGCTCAAGTGGGTAGTTCGCCGTCGGCATTTTGTAATCACAGCCGAACAACTGACTGGTTGAGCGCGAAATCATCTCAACAGGAGTCGCGGTTAAACCCACTTGTAATGCATCGAAATATTTGAATAGCTCGCCGTACTTGTTGTAAATCGAACGATGCGATTCATCAGCAACGATCAGGTCAAAGTGGCCAACATCATACTCTTCATAATTTTGGATCATACCCGGATAGGTCGCGATAACAATACGCGCCTTTGAAGCTAGTTCTTTCTTACTTTTACCTTTGATGAAAAGCGGCTCTTTAGTGTGCTCATTAAACGCATTACCAGCCTGTTTACGTAGCTCTTTTCGGTCACATAAGAACAGAATACGTTTCGCCCAACCTGCATCTAACAAGCGCTTGGCTAAAGCAATAGAGACTCGCGTTTTACCCGTCCCGGTTGCCTGTACAATAAGGGCCTTTCGATGCTTGTCTGAAAAGCGCTCACAAATACGGCTGATGCTTTCCATTTGATATAAACGACCCGCAACTTTTGTATCAATGGGTGTGCTGTTTAAATCTTTCTTTATTTCTCGTTGAAGAATCAGATATTGAAGGCTGTCTTTTGAGTAATAGCCAAAAATCAGTCTAGGTGCGTAACCCTGAGCATCATCCCAAATATAGATTTCGTAACCGTTAGTGTAGAAAATGACTGGGCGCTGGCCGGTACTTGCTTCTAGTGCATCTGAGTATAGTTTCGCTTGCTCACGCCCTGCATTGGCATCTTTTCGAGTACGCTTAGCTTCAATAACTGCTAATGGTTTGCCATTATCATCCCACAATACATAATCGCAGCGACCTTTGCCTGTTGTGGTTGGTTGGCCGTCGACTTCGTACTCTTTTGACACCTGTTCCGTGCTTTCATTATCAAGAGCGACATCCCAACCTTCACTGCGTAATTCAGCATCAATGAGACGCTTACGAGTTTCGGCTTCATTAAAGTCAAAGCTGCTTTTTAGTGACAGGGTATTAGTGCGAATTTTATCGGCTTTAACGTGGTCAGTTTGCTGCTTCAGCTGAGCGGCTTGTTTCTGAGCTTCTAACTGCGCTTGCTTTACTTCTTCTAATTCTTTTAGCGCTTTCTTAAGAAGGTCATCATTTTGGTTAAGCTTCTGCTGTAACAGTTTGTTCTTTCTCTTGAACTCAGCTTTAGACTCTTCACCCGTTGGTGCATTGTCTGGAACAGTAAATTTAGGGCAACCTTCTATATCACCGTCGCCATAGGCCATATAGAGCCAGCAACCAATAAAGTAAGACTCTTTCAACAACCAAATCGAATCATGTTGTGAGACTTTCCCTTCATGAGCAGCTTTGTTGCCCCCCTTGCGAACAGCGTGAAACTTATCAGCAATGGTTTTATCAACAACCGAGGTAAAAGCGCCACTGACAAGTTTGTCGTGCATTGAAGCATTGGGAGCAACAGGTAGGTGAAGTTCTTGGTATAGGTAACCAACAATTTTTTCAACATAACAACGTAGCTTCACGAGAGCACTTTGCGGGTCAACAACGGCATACGTTTCAGCAAAAGCACCAAGCTCAGCTAGCTCTGGCCACTGTTCTCTCAAATGTTCAAAATTCATAGACTTCTTCACCTTTCTGTCTCCTAAGATGAGTGATACTTAGCAACGTTTACGCCAATTTCAAACTTGGTTGTTTTTATGATTCCAAATTAAGCGTTTTCAGCCAATTATTCAGCGTTTGATGATTATTTAAACCCAACGATTTTGCAGCTTTAGATTTGTTTCCAGCAGCATAATCCATCGCAGATTCAATTGCACTTTTCTTTATATTATCAATATGTTGCTGAAGGTCACCAGGGACCCTAAATTCACCATTGTTCACCGAAGTTAGGTCGCGACTTATTATCGCGACCTCCAAATCTTGTTTAGTGATCTCTTTACCTTCCGACCATAATACGGCTCGGTTTAATGTGTTCCATAGCTCACGAATATTACCCGGCCAGCTGTATGCTTCTGCAAATTCTATTGCAGACTTGGAAATATTCTTACTCTCAAATAAGGGATGAGTCTTCATCTGCTGGTTTATCTCGATCATCAACTCTTCGATCAGGAAAGGGATCTCTTCTGAACGCGCCCTTAACGAAGGCAACTCAATCACTCCAACGGCTAGCCGATAGAAAAGATCTTCACGAAAAGACTCGTCAGAAACCATTTTAAAAAGGTCACGGTGTGTCGCAGCGATAATCCTCACATCAACACTTTTCGTGGCAACGTCTCCCACCTTTGTAATTTCCTGCTGCTGCAATGCCCTAAGTAATTTAACTTGAACGGCTAAAGGGAGTTCACCAACTTCATCAAGAAATAATGTTCCACCATTTGCTTGCTCAAATAGACCAGCATGATCTTGGTGTGCCCCTGTAAACGCACCTTTTACATGACCAAACAAAATGGAATCAACCAAATTTTCAGGTAAAGCACCACAGTTAACAGCTTTAAATGGCTTATCAGCACGAGGACTGGCTTTATGAATACCTTTTGCCATCACTTCTTTACCGGTACCACTTTCTCCGAGTAGCAAAGCCGGCAGATCTGCATAAGCCAATCGTTGCGCTTTCTTGATGACGTTCTGCATGACAGTAGATTTGGCCGTAATCGAATCAAAAGCACTATTGAGAGACGGTGTTTTTGAAGCAAGTTGAGCAATAGCTGTTGACGAAGATTTTTGATACTCAGCAGAAAAGTCTACAGGTACATCAACTTCGATTAACTGACCTTGAGGGGTAG encodes the following:
- a CDS encoding sigma-54 interaction domain-containing protein, giving the protein MKLDKTASIATIALKAPAFDDVVILASTWEDEWHDYKEWLEKKLACAGRSNTSVKIQRIRLSSPIDYTAITKVMHKQLAHVSDQADGIYLNLTSGTPAMTVVSVLLGKSIAKCQLVQTTPQGQLIEVDVPVDFSAEYQKSSSTAIAQLASKTPSLNSAFDSITAKSTVMQNVIKKAQRLAYADLPALLLGESGTGKEVMAKGIHKASPRADKPFKAVNCGALPENLVDSILFGHVKGAFTGAHQDHAGLFEQANGGTLFLDEVGELPLAVQVKLLRALQQQEITKVGDVATKSVDVRIIAATHRDLFKMVSDESFREDLFYRLAVGVIELPSLRARSEEIPFLIEELMIEINQQMKTHPLFESKNISKSAIEFAEAYSWPGNIRELWNTLNRAVLWSEGKEITKQDLEVAIISRDLTSVNNGEFRVPGDLQQHIDNIKKSAIESAMDYAAGNKSKAAKSLGLNNHQTLNNWLKTLNLES